From the Helicobacter mustelae genome, the window CACTTTTTTGCATATTTCCTAGCAAATCTTGCAAACCCTTTGCATCAAACATCCTCATTCCTTTATTGTATTTTTTATTGAGACAATGCCATTGCCCTCATCCACAAGCACAACCCTAGGTGCATAATCCCTTAGTTCATGAGCCCCATAGCTGGCATATGCCACGATGATCACAATATCACCCACTGCCACCTTGCGCGCTGCTGCACCATTGATGCAAATCTCTCCATCCTGATCCCCAAAGATCACATATGT encodes:
- the panD gene encoding aspartate 1-decarboxylase codes for the protein MQVEMLYSKIHRARISDANLNYVGSITIYKKLAEAAGLLEGMKVDVLDVNNGQRFSTYVIFGDQDGEICINGAAARKVAVGDIVIIVAYASYGAHELRDYAPRVVLVDEGNGIVSIKNTIKE